A genomic segment from Nocardia cyriacigeorgica GUH-2 encodes:
- a CDS encoding mycoredoxin has protein sequence MYSTTWCGYCRRLKKQLDEAGITYAEIDIEADPASAEFVGSVNGGNHVVPTVKFADGSTATNPTLAQVKQALAAIS, from the coding sequence ATGTACTCGACCACCTGGTGCGGCTACTGCCGCAGGCTGAAGAAGCAGCTGGACGAGGCGGGCATCACCTACGCCGAGATCGATATCGAGGCCGACCCCGCGTCCGCCGAGTTCGTCGGCAGCGTCAACGGCGGCAACCACGTGGTCCCGACGGTGAAGTTCGCCGACGGTTCGACCGCGACCAACCCGACGCTGGCCCAGGTCAAGCAGGCGCTGGCCGCCATCTCCTGA
- a CDS encoding potassium channel family protein, with protein MLDDLGDRARVGLGRLTDRPDFALVGVLRIPEAQASPWISLTRRVLFAIALLFGAALVVFIGRDGYRDASENPLSFLDALYYATVSLSTTGYGDISPVTPQARLVNIIVITPLRVLFLIVLVGTTLSVLTERSRQAFKIQRWRHSVRNHTVVIGYGTKGRTAIDAMLGDGASPSEIVVVDTDSVALEAAANAGLVTVHGSASQSDVLRLAGVQNASSIVVATNRDDTAVLVTLTARELTKSAKIVASIREAENTHLLRQSGADSVVVSSETAGRLLGIATTKPTVVEMIEDLLTPEQGFAVAEREVEPGEVGGSPRHLSDIVLGVVRAGELIRVGEPEVDALDHGDKLLYLRRAGR; from the coding sequence TTGCTCGATGATCTGGGTGACCGCGCACGCGTCGGCTTGGGGCGGTTGACCGACCGGCCGGACTTCGCGCTCGTGGGTGTGCTGCGCATTCCCGAAGCGCAAGCCAGCCCGTGGATCTCGCTGACGCGCCGGGTGCTGTTCGCGATCGCGCTGCTGTTCGGCGCCGCGCTGGTGGTGTTCATCGGGCGCGACGGGTACCGCGACGCCTCGGAGAACCCGCTGTCGTTCCTGGACGCGCTGTACTACGCGACGGTGTCGCTGTCGACCACCGGGTACGGCGATATCTCGCCGGTCACGCCGCAGGCCAGGCTGGTCAACATCATCGTCATCACCCCGCTGCGCGTGCTGTTCCTCATCGTGCTCGTCGGTACCACGCTCAGCGTGCTGACGGAACGGTCCCGCCAGGCATTCAAGATTCAGCGTTGGAGGCACAGCGTGCGCAATCACACCGTCGTCATCGGCTACGGCACCAAGGGCCGCACCGCGATCGACGCCATGCTCGGCGACGGGGCATCACCGAGTGAGATCGTCGTCGTCGACACCGACTCGGTCGCCCTGGAGGCCGCCGCCAACGCCGGCCTGGTCACCGTGCACGGTTCGGCCTCGCAGTCGGATGTGCTGCGGCTGGCCGGTGTGCAGAACGCCTCCTCCATCGTGGTCGCCACCAACCGCGACGACACCGCCGTGCTGGTGACGCTGACCGCCCGCGAACTCACCAAGAGCGCCAAGATCGTGGCCTCCATCCGCGAGGCCGAGAACACTCACCTGCTGCGCCAGTCCGGCGCCGATTCGGTGGTGGTGTCCTCCGAGACCGCGGGCCGGTTGCTCGGCATCGCGACCACCAAACCCACCGTGGTGGAGATGATCGAGGATCTGCTGACTCCGGAGCAGGGCTTCGCGGTGGCCGAACGCGAGGTCGAGCCCGGTGAGGTCGGCGGCTCGCCCCGCCACCTCAGCGATATCGTGCTCGGCGTGGTGCGCGCAGGCGAGCTGATCCGGGTCGGCGAGCCGGAGGTCGACGCCCTCGACCACGGCGACAAGCTGCTGTATCTGCGCCGCGCCGGGCGCTGA
- a CDS encoding WhiB family transcriptional regulator encodes MFTAESWPTATADVTCRTVATAPRDQEVTTTLPCRAGDPDLWFAESPVQLEQAKALCASCPIRKGCLSAAIDRREPWGVWGGEIFDQGVVIARKRPRGRPRKVATCV; translated from the coding sequence GTGTTCACCGCAGAGAGCTGGCCGACGGCCACTGCTGACGTGACATGCCGAACCGTGGCAACCGCTCCCCGTGACCAGGAGGTCACCACCACCCTGCCGTGCCGGGCAGGCGACCCCGACCTGTGGTTCGCCGAGAGCCCGGTCCAGTTGGAGCAGGCGAAGGCGCTGTGCGCGTCCTGCCCGATCCGTAAGGGCTGCCTGAGCGCTGCCATCGATCGCCGTGAGCCGTGGGGCGTGTGGGGCGGGGAGATCTTCGACCAGGGTGTCGTGATCGCTCGCAAGCGGCCCCGTGGCCGTCCCCGCAAGGTCGCGACATGCGTCTGA
- the nudC gene encoding NAD(+) diphosphatase, whose protein sequence is MAFQLNSVPLLSRSVVDRAEEVRADPQALKEGWSTAKLLRINRRGQVRFDDGVLVFDQAVDLAAEPDPAAVFLGVADGVHLWAVRDHELTGSLLDLRAMAATVDDFTAGLLSTALALLNWHDKAAFHAADGTTTIAVKGGWSRTTEAGHEEFPRIDPAVIVLIHDGGERVLLARQHSWPETLFSLLAGFVEAGESLERCVEREMREEVGLDVSEIHYLGSQPWPFPRSLMLGFSAVADPDQPLVFSDGEIADAQWFTRAEVRAALAAGDWSTRSEDARLLLPGSISIARTIVESWAALD, encoded by the coding sequence GTGGCATTCCAGCTCAACAGCGTTCCGCTGCTGTCCCGTTCCGTCGTCGACCGGGCCGAGGAGGTGCGCGCCGACCCGCAGGCGTTGAAGGAGGGCTGGTCCACCGCGAAGCTGCTGCGGATCAACCGGCGCGGCCAGGTGCGTTTCGACGACGGCGTACTGGTCTTCGATCAGGCCGTCGACCTGGCCGCCGAACCGGATCCGGCCGCGGTGTTCCTCGGCGTCGCCGACGGCGTGCACCTGTGGGCGGTCCGCGACCACGAACTCACCGGCTCGCTGCTGGACCTGCGCGCCATGGCCGCCACCGTCGACGATTTCACCGCAGGACTGCTGTCCACCGCACTGGCCCTGCTGAACTGGCACGACAAGGCCGCGTTCCATGCCGCCGACGGCACGACAACCATCGCGGTCAAGGGCGGATGGTCGCGCACCACCGAGGCCGGGCACGAGGAGTTCCCGCGCATCGACCCCGCGGTGATCGTCCTGATCCACGACGGCGGCGAGCGGGTGCTGCTGGCCCGTCAGCACAGCTGGCCGGAGACGTTGTTCTCGCTGCTGGCCGGCTTCGTGGAGGCGGGCGAATCGCTGGAGCGCTGCGTCGAACGCGAGATGCGCGAAGAGGTCGGCCTCGACGTCAGCGAGATCCACTACCTCGGCAGCCAGCCGTGGCCGTTCCCTCGCTCGCTGATGCTGGGCTTCAGCGCCGTGGCCGACCCGGACCAGCCGCTGGTCTTCTCCGACGGCGAGATTGCCGACGCGCAGTGGTTCACCCGCGCCGAAGTGCGTGCCGCCCTGGCGGCCGGTGACTGGTCGACTCGGTCGGAGGACGCCAGGTTGCTGCTGCCGGGTTCGATCTCGATCGCCCGCACCATTGTGGAGTCCTGGGCCGCGCTCGACTGA
- a CDS encoding ATP-dependent DNA helicase UvrD2 produces MERVPALDLSALDPEQAAAVRAPRGPVCVLAGAGTGKTRTITYRIAHLVAAGQVKADQVLAVTFTARAAGELRGRLRALGLGGEANQVQARTFHAAALRQLRYFWPQVVGDVPWRLLDSKFPVVAQAAHRAGLPSGTESVRDLLSEIEWAKSSLIAPEDYPAEAARRHRDVPFDAQRIAQVYSGYEALKTSPDGLLLDFDDLLLHTAAALEDYPAVADEFRGRYRCFVVDEYQDVTPLQQRVLDAWLGERDDLTVVGDANQTIYSFTGASTAHLLDFSRRFPDATVVRLERDYRSTPQVVSLANRVIGMARGRIAGTRLQLIGQRPDGPEPTFTEYDDVPAEAAGVARDIAELIAAGTPAAEIAVLYRINAQSETYEQALTERGIPYQVRGGEGFFSRAEVRQAVQALRQAAARDDLPDQARTGAALVTLVRAVLAPLGLTATEPAGAQAREKWASLVALVQLTEELTTHDEQLDLPGLLRELAARAEARHPPTVQGVTLASLHAAKGLEWDAAFLVGLSDGTLPIAHVLADDGSVADQAGLEEERRLLYVGVTRAREHLRLSWALARNEGGRRTRRRSRFLNGLVPDDSPASRIAAPSTQRAADGTRPLCRVCAKPLIGTYSTMLGRCRKCPAELDAELLAALQEWRAEKAQAQRLREFSVFTDTTLTAIAEQLPTDDAALAAISGIGARKIEQYGADVIALVRSRTGTNHKTAGQK; encoded by the coding sequence ATGGAGCGCGTGCCCGCACTCGACCTCTCCGCCCTCGACCCCGAGCAGGCCGCCGCCGTGCGGGCGCCGCGCGGCCCGGTGTGCGTGCTCGCCGGCGCGGGAACCGGCAAGACCAGGACCATCACCTACCGGATCGCGCATCTGGTCGCGGCCGGGCAGGTCAAGGCCGACCAGGTGCTCGCGGTCACCTTCACCGCCCGGGCGGCGGGGGAACTGCGCGGACGCCTGCGCGCCCTCGGCCTCGGCGGCGAGGCGAACCAGGTCCAGGCGCGCACCTTCCACGCGGCGGCGCTGCGTCAGCTGCGCTACTTCTGGCCCCAGGTCGTCGGTGACGTGCCGTGGCGGCTGCTCGACAGCAAGTTCCCGGTGGTGGCCCAGGCCGCGCATCGGGCCGGGTTGCCGTCGGGCACCGAGAGCGTGCGCGATCTGCTCAGCGAAATCGAATGGGCCAAATCCTCGCTCATCGCGCCCGAGGATTACCCCGCCGAGGCCGCCCGCCGCCACCGCGATGTCCCGTTCGACGCGCAACGGATCGCGCAGGTCTACTCCGGCTACGAAGCGCTCAAGACCAGCCCGGACGGCCTGCTGCTCGACTTCGACGATCTGCTGCTGCACACCGCCGCCGCGCTCGAGGACTATCCGGCGGTGGCCGACGAATTCCGTGGTCGCTACCGCTGTTTCGTCGTCGACGAATACCAGGACGTCACCCCCTTGCAGCAGCGGGTGCTCGACGCCTGGCTGGGCGAACGCGACGATCTGACCGTCGTCGGCGACGCCAACCAGACCATCTACTCCTTCACCGGCGCCAGCACGGCGCACCTGCTGGACTTCTCCCGCCGTTTCCCGGACGCCACCGTCGTCCGGCTCGAGCGCGACTACCGCTCTACGCCCCAGGTGGTGTCGCTGGCGAACCGGGTGATCGGCATGGCCCGCGGCCGCATCGCCGGCACCCGGTTGCAGCTGATCGGCCAGCGCCCCGACGGGCCGGAGCCCACCTTCACCGAATACGACGACGTCCCCGCCGAGGCGGCGGGCGTGGCCCGCGATATCGCCGAACTGATCGCCGCGGGTACCCCCGCCGCGGAGATCGCGGTGCTCTACCGAATCAACGCGCAGTCGGAAACATATGAGCAGGCGCTCACCGAACGCGGCATTCCCTACCAGGTGCGCGGCGGTGAAGGCTTCTTCTCCCGGGCCGAGGTCCGCCAAGCGGTGCAGGCGTTGCGCCAGGCCGCGGCCCGCGACGATCTTCCCGATCAGGCCCGCACCGGCGCCGCGCTGGTCACCCTGGTGCGCGCGGTGCTCGCCCCGCTCGGGCTCACCGCCACCGAACCCGCAGGTGCGCAGGCCAGGGAGAAGTGGGCGTCGCTGGTGGCGCTGGTGCAACTCACCGAGGAACTCACCACCCACGACGAGCAGCTCGATCTGCCGGGCCTGTTGCGTGAGCTGGCCGCGCGCGCCGAGGCCAGGCACCCACCGACGGTGCAGGGCGTCACCCTGGCGTCGTTGCACGCGGCCAAGGGCCTGGAATGGGACGCCGCGTTCCTGGTCGGGCTCTCCGACGGCACGCTGCCGATCGCGCACGTGCTCGCCGACGACGGCTCGGTCGCCGATCAGGCCGGGCTGGAAGAGGAGCGCCGACTGCTCTACGTCGGTGTCACCCGGGCCCGCGAACATCTGCGGCTGTCCTGGGCGCTGGCCCGCAACGAGGGCGGCCGCCGCACCCGGCGCCGCTCCCGCTTCCTCAACGGCCTGGTCCCCGACGATTCCCCGGCCTCCCGCATCGCCGCGCCGAGCACCCAGCGCGCCGCCGACGGCACTCGCCCGCTGTGCCGGGTCTGCGCGAAACCGTTGATCGGCACCTACTCGACGATGCTGGGCCGCTGCCGCAAGTGCCCCGCCGAACTCGACGCCGAACTGCTTGCCGCGCTTCAGGAATGGCGCGCCGAGAAAGCGCAGGCCCAGCGGCTGCGCGAGTTCAGTGTGTTCACCGACACCACGCTCACCGCCATCGCCGAGCAACTGCCCACCGATGACGCGGCGCTGGCGGCGATTTCGGGCATCGGCGCGCGCAAGATCGAACAGTACGGCGCCGACGTCATCGCGCTGGTGCGCTCGCGCACCGGAACGAATCACAAAACCGCAGGTCAAAAATAG
- a CDS encoding ABC1 kinase family protein: MSEIVRRSSSRNAKLAKIPLGIAGRAAVGFGKKLAGGDKGEINAQLNQKAAEQLFTVLGELKGGAMKFGQALSVMEAAVPEEFGEHYREALTKLQAAAPPMPIETVHRVLDQQLGTQWRTRFQSFDDAPAASASIGQVHRAVWSDGRAVAVKVQYPGADEALRADLKTLSRMTGLISSVIPGADVKPILAEITERTEEELDYRNEANNQRAFAKAYDGHPEFVVPKVVASAPKVIVTEWLDGTAVSAIIAAGNADPEGTRELRNRVATLMGRFHFSAPEMAGLLHADPHPGNFMMTPENKLAVIDFGACAPLPNGFPELLGRILALAVDENFEELTALLHENGWVIPGRVITHQEIADYLRPFTDPIKSDSFHFTRKWMQRVAGRASDFNSPEMKTARALMLPAEHVMIFRVLAGSIGICAQLDAEVPFMQLAATWMPGFREQRNSA; encoded by the coding sequence GTGTCCGAGATCGTGCGCCGCAGCTCCTCCCGCAACGCTAAGTTAGCCAAGATTCCCCTCGGGATCGCCGGACGAGCCGCTGTCGGTTTCGGCAAGAAGCTGGCCGGGGGCGATAAGGGCGAGATCAACGCCCAGCTGAACCAGAAGGCCGCCGAACAGCTGTTCACCGTCCTCGGTGAGCTCAAGGGCGGTGCGATGAAGTTCGGTCAGGCGCTCAGCGTGATGGAGGCCGCGGTTCCCGAGGAGTTCGGCGAGCACTACCGCGAGGCACTGACCAAGCTGCAGGCCGCCGCCCCGCCAATGCCCATCGAGACCGTGCACCGCGTCCTCGATCAGCAGCTCGGCACGCAATGGCGCACCCGCTTCCAGTCCTTCGACGACGCCCCGGCCGCCTCCGCCAGCATCGGCCAGGTGCACCGCGCGGTGTGGTCGGACGGGCGCGCGGTGGCGGTGAAGGTGCAGTACCCCGGCGCCGACGAGGCGTTGCGCGCGGATCTGAAAACGCTGTCGCGGATGACCGGGCTCATCTCCTCGGTCATCCCCGGCGCCGATGTGAAGCCGATTCTCGCCGAGATCACCGAACGCACCGAGGAAGAACTCGACTACCGCAACGAGGCCAACAATCAGCGGGCCTTCGCCAAGGCCTATGACGGGCATCCGGAGTTCGTGGTGCCGAAGGTGGTGGCCAGCGCGCCGAAGGTGATCGTCACCGAATGGCTGGACGGCACAGCGGTTTCCGCCATCATCGCCGCCGGCAATGCCGATCCCGAGGGCACCCGCGAACTGCGCAACCGGGTCGCCACGCTGATGGGCCGGTTCCATTTCTCCGCACCGGAGATGGCCGGGCTGCTGCATGCCGACCCGCATCCGGGCAATTTCATGATGACCCCCGAGAACAAGCTGGCCGTCATCGATTTCGGTGCGTGTGCCCCGCTGCCCAACGGTTTCCCCGAGCTGCTCGGCCGGATCCTGGCACTGGCGGTCGACGAGAACTTCGAGGAACTCACCGCGCTGCTGCACGAGAACGGCTGGGTGATTCCGGGTCGCGTGATCACCCATCAGGAGATCGCGGACTACCTGCGGCCCTTCACCGATCCGATCAAGTCCGACTCGTTCCACTTCACCCGCAAGTGGATGCAGCGGGTGGCCGGGCGGGCCTCGGATTTCAACAGCCCGGAGATGAAGACCGCCCGCGCCCTCATGCTGCCGGCCGAGCACGTGATGATCTTCCGGGTACTGGCCGGTTCCATCGGTATCTGCGCTCAGCTCGATGCCGAGGTGCCGTTCATGCAGCTGGCCGCGACCTGGATGCCCGGATTCCGGGAGCAGCGCAACAGCGCCTAG
- a CDS encoding membrane protein: protein MEVSESTAPDTSRKPALLMAAALFGMGVLHFLVPKPFDSIVPPKLPGRARSYTYASGMAEIGVATALAVPRTRSLGGKLAAALFVAVFPANVQFAVDSLSNSKTAWPVKLVSVLRLPLQIPMITTALSVSRRAPRS, encoded by the coding sequence ATGGAGGTTTCCGAGTCCACCGCACCCGATACCAGCCGCAAGCCGGCGCTGCTCATGGCCGCGGCGCTGTTCGGGATGGGTGTGCTGCATTTCCTGGTGCCCAAGCCGTTCGATTCGATCGTGCCGCCCAAGTTGCCCGGCCGCGCGCGCAGCTACACCTATGCCTCCGGGATGGCCGAGATCGGCGTGGCCACCGCGCTCGCGGTGCCGCGCACCCGCAGCCTCGGCGGCAAGCTGGCCGCCGCCCTGTTCGTCGCGGTCTTCCCGGCGAACGTGCAGTTCGCGGTGGACTCGCTGAGCAACTCGAAGACCGCGTGGCCGGTGAAGCTGGTCTCGGTGCTGCGGCTGCCGCTGCAGATTCCGATGATCACCACGGCGCTGTCGGTCAGCCGTCGGGCGCCGCGGAGCTGA
- a CDS encoding ATP-dependent helicase — MSARVTPWQLAEALGLPPPTDEQAAVIAAPPGPTLVVAGAGAGKTETMAARVVWMVANRLVLPDEVLGLTFTRKAAQQLTTRIRTRLARLAGAPLLRELDPSGGLRAALTGAEPEISTYHSYAGRLLTEHGLLLPVEPSATLLTETQLWQLAHQVVRTWDGDLDTERTPVSVTEAVLALSGQLAEHLVEPEELAEAHTELEKLVHTLPAGPRQRGGPSQELLKILKVQRERVALLPLVRQLSEALRRRGALDFGAQMSLAARLADEHAEVGAAERARFRLVLLDEYQDTGHAQRILLAALFGGTGSGERPAVTAVGDPMQSIYGWRGASAANLPRFATDFPAAPGVPAPTLSLLTSWRNPPEALALANLVADPLRRKAIEGGGVTVDALRAKPAAEAGTVAFALTDTVAAEREWFATRIAADWQARHDAGEQPPTSAVLVRRNADAAPIAEALREQGLPVEIVGLGGLLATPEVADVVATLRLIAEPGAGGAAVRILTGARWRIGVADLSALSRRARELSIARGTASTGDISDGAALAVALREVAPEPAEQAGLADAIADPGPAEQYSPDGYRRIVALGRELAALRERSGQPLTELVADVERTIGVGVETQARRAMSGAGAGREHLDAFAEVVAGYAGDSGASLSGLLAFLTAAESVENGLEPGEVEVAKDRVQVLTVHAAKGLEWEIVAVPHVVRDVFPSGKASGSWLGALAELPTSLRGDRARDDDGADGVPVLDLTDLYDRADLDRAIKEHKAALDRRRLDEDRRLFYVALTRTERMLLVSGHYWSDSSPSVKGPSEFLLELKQAIEDPVSPAHGAADVDRWDDPPEPDAVNPFTDNPPTAHWPRDPLGRRRAPIEEGAQLVRAAMAELTAHPDTPDDEDDPDGWAADVEALLAEHHSATGVAEEVELPSRLPATALVELRADPARLAARLRRPLPYPPNPLARRGTAFHAWVQRWFAAEGLLGLDELPGAADTADGADAELARMQEAFLSSRWAHRSPIEVEVPFETTIAGTVIRGRMDAVFAEPDGRWTVVDWKTGAEPDAADEPAVAVQLAVYRLAWARLMAARTGADPDELLDRIGAAFHYVRSGRTVAPVDLPGANELTELISSAAPDG, encoded by the coding sequence ATGAGTGCGCGGGTCACGCCCTGGCAGCTCGCCGAGGCCCTCGGCCTGCCCCCACCGACCGATGAGCAGGCCGCGGTGATCGCCGCACCGCCCGGTCCGACGCTGGTGGTGGCAGGCGCGGGTGCCGGGAAGACCGAGACGATGGCCGCGCGTGTGGTGTGGATGGTCGCCAACCGCCTGGTGCTGCCCGATGAGGTGCTCGGCCTGACCTTCACCCGCAAAGCCGCCCAGCAGTTGACCACCCGCATCCGTACCCGCCTGGCCCGGCTCGCCGGCGCGCCGCTGCTGCGCGAACTCGACCCGTCCGGCGGCTTGCGGGCCGCGCTGACCGGCGCCGAACCGGAGATCAGCACCTACCACTCGTATGCGGGCAGGCTGCTGACCGAACACGGTCTGCTGCTGCCGGTGGAGCCGTCGGCGACGCTGCTCACCGAAACCCAGTTGTGGCAGCTGGCCCATCAGGTGGTGCGCACCTGGGACGGCGATCTGGATACCGAACGCACCCCAGTGTCTGTTACCGAGGCGGTGCTCGCGCTGTCGGGTCAGCTGGCCGAACATCTGGTGGAGCCGGAGGAATTGGCCGAGGCGCACACCGAACTGGAGAAGCTGGTGCACACCCTGCCCGCGGGTCCGCGCCAGCGCGGCGGGCCGAGCCAGGAGCTGCTGAAGATCCTGAAGGTGCAGCGGGAGCGGGTGGCGTTGCTGCCGCTGGTTCGTCAGTTGAGTGAGGCGTTGCGGCGGCGTGGCGCTTTGGATTTCGGTGCGCAGATGTCGCTGGCCGCGCGGCTGGCCGACGAGCACGCCGAGGTCGGCGCCGCCGAACGCGCCCGGTTCCGGCTGGTGCTGCTCGACGAATATCAGGACACCGGCCACGCCCAGCGCATCCTGCTGGCCGCCCTGTTCGGCGGCACCGGCTCCGGTGAGCGTCCTGCCGTGACGGCGGTGGGCGACCCCATGCAGTCCATCTACGGCTGGCGCGGCGCCTCCGCGGCCAACCTGCCGCGCTTCGCCACCGACTTCCCCGCCGCGCCCGGCGTGCCCGCGCCGACGCTGTCGCTGTTGACCAGCTGGCGCAACCCGCCCGAGGCACTGGCGCTGGCCAACCTGGTCGCGGACCCGTTGCGCCGCAAGGCGATCGAGGGCGGCGGCGTCACCGTCGACGCGCTGCGCGCCAAACCCGCCGCCGAAGCCGGCACGGTGGCCTTCGCCCTCACCGACACCGTCGCCGCCGAGCGCGAGTGGTTCGCCACCCGGATCGCGGCCGACTGGCAGGCCCGCCACGACGCGGGCGAACAGCCGCCCACTTCGGCGGTGCTGGTGCGCCGCAACGCCGATGCCGCACCCATCGCCGAAGCGCTGCGTGAGCAGGGGCTGCCGGTGGAGATCGTCGGCCTCGGCGGTCTGCTGGCCACACCCGAGGTCGCCGATGTCGTCGCCACCTTGCGGTTGATCGCCGAACCGGGCGCCGGTGGCGCGGCGGTGCGCATCCTCACCGGCGCGCGCTGGCGCATCGGCGTCGCCGACCTGTCGGCGCTGTCGCGCCGGGCGCGTGAGCTGTCGATCGCCCGCGGCACCGCCTCGACCGGCGATATCAGCGACGGCGCGGCCCTGGCCGTCGCCCTGCGCGAGGTCGCGCCGGAACCGGCCGAACAGGCCGGGCTCGCCGACGCCATCGCCGATCCCGGTCCGGCCGAACAGTATTCGCCCGACGGCTACCGGCGCATCGTCGCGCTCGGTCGCGAACTGGCCGCCCTGCGCGAACGCAGCGGTCAGCCGTTGACCGAACTGGTGGCCGATGTGGAACGCACCATCGGCGTCGGCGTGGAAACCCAGGCCCGGCGCGCCATGTCCGGTGCCGGCGCCGGTCGCGAACATCTGGATGCGTTCGCGGAGGTGGTCGCGGGCTACGCCGGTGACTCCGGCGCCTCGCTCAGCGGACTACTCGCCTTCCTGACCGCCGCCGAATCGGTGGAGAACGGCCTGGAACCGGGGGAGGTGGAGGTCGCCAAGGACCGTGTGCAGGTGCTGACGGTGCACGCGGCCAAAGGATTGGAATGGGAGATCGTCGCCGTGCCACACGTGGTGCGAGATGTGTTCCCCTCGGGCAAGGCCAGTGGCAGCTGGCTCGGCGCGCTCGCCGAACTGCCCACCTCCTTGCGCGGCGACCGCGCCCGCGATGACGACGGCGCCGACGGCGTCCCGGTGCTGGATCTGACCGACCTCTACGACCGCGCCGATCTGGACCGCGCCATCAAGGAGCACAAGGCCGCCCTGGACCGTCGCCGCCTCGACGAGGACCGCAGGCTGTTCTACGTCGCGCTCACCAGAACCGAGCGGATGCTGCTGGTTTCGGGCCACTACTGGTCCGATTCGAGTCCCTCGGTCAAGGGCCCCTCGGAATTCCTGCTGGAACTGAAGCAGGCGATCGAAGACCCCGTAAGCCCCGCTCACGGCGCCGCTGACGTGGACCGCTGGGACGATCCGCCGGAACCCGACGCGGTCAACCCGTTCACCGACAACCCGCCCACCGCGCACTGGCCGCGCGATCCCCTTGGCCGCCGCCGCGCGCCGATCGAAGAGGGCGCACAGCTGGTGCGCGCCGCGATGGCGGAACTGACGGCCCACCCGGACACCCCCGACGACGAGGACGATCCCGACGGCTGGGCCGCCGATGTGGAAGCCCTGCTCGCCGAACACCACAGCGCCACCGGCGTCGCCGAAGAAGTGGAACTGCCCAGCCGCCTGCCCGCGACGGCACTGGTCGAGTTGCGCGCCGATCCGGCCCGGCTCGCCGCACGGCTGCGTCGTCCGCTGCCGTATCCACCGAACCCGCTGGCCCGTCGCGGCACCGCCTTCCACGCCTGGGTGCAGCGCTGGTTCGCCGCCGAAGGGCTGCTCGGCCTGGACGAACTACCCGGCGCCGCCGACACCGCCGACGGTGCCGACGCGGAACTGGCGCGCATGCAAGAGGCGTTCCTGTCCTCGCGCTGGGCACACCGCAGCCCCATCGAGGTGGAAGTGCCGTTCGAAACCACCATCGCGGGCACGGTGATCCGCGGCCGGATGGACGCGGTCTTCGCCGAACCGGACGGACGCTGGACCGTCGTGGACTGGAAGACCGGCGCCGAACCCGATGCCGCCGACGAACCCGCGGTGGCGGTGCAGCTGGCCGTCTATCGGCTGGCCTGGGCCCGGTTGATGGCCGCCCGCACCGGCGCCGACCCCGACGAGCTGCTCGACCGGATCGGCGCCGCGTTCCACTATGTGCGCAGCGGCCGCACCGTCGCCCCGGTCGATCTGCCGGGCGCGAACGAGCTGACCGAGCTGATCAGCTCCGCGGCGCCCGACGGCTGA